The Malus domestica chromosome 10, GDT2T_hap1 genome contains a region encoding:
- the LOC103429730 gene encoding uncharacterized protein isoform X46 — translation MSKPSLRLQFTKLLVFYHVLLWQLGHWPQSKLHCRADVARLPEDEVSALRDFMSNTELRPEQIIEVTYCSDVVRTYGFVIECNCTNESGCRITGIRMSYLGLTGTIHEKVGDLTSLTYLILSNNTLHGGIPDTIGNLKNLQVLDLSRNQLNGSIPASLGRLVSLEYLYLQYNLLSQGIPPSFGSLTKLTELNLQFNMISDSIPEDFGNLSSLTIMELSENQLSGPLPQSLGNLTTLTTFYVSANNLSGKFPETYGNLTSLKKFSIAGNYISGPLPVETIAKWTNITHLVLVGNNFEGNLTEKIFRLPKLQYLLITDLANNSFPLPPKINNSANFISLTLRNCSINGTIPKYIGENMTSLRYLDLSFNKLTGGLPQNMSSKMIYMSFSRNMLNGTIAPSILGDSQTRIDLSFNYFSAEGSPVQSNQQLNLFACCRNSSTTEPQMMDPFEMKNRYCPENEPEYHSLFINCGGEETIVDGHQYDQDNDTSLFYTSPKKSWAYSLSGDFGVPESNTSNYIKSMTRGVHEAPLYEKARFSPISLEYYVFCLRKGNYIVTLYFKEIVDSKDEDYSSLRKRVFDVYIQDVRRLDYFKIREEEGTTEGPITKKISAVVVNDSGLLNIHLYWPGKGSYQYHPSFNGPLISAISVTPEFDPDKSKGQFVALITLASIVAALPLSLAFAWRMGWLPSEGFPKIETSQEKIVDEYQDSEELPSQEENGDEQRNTKDQGTRKNTEKYQGQEEIGDEHQDNEELPSQEEIGDEHQDNEELPSQEEIGDEHQDNEELPSQEEIGDEHQDNEELPSQEEIGDEPRNTKGQEEVGDEQRNTKDQGRRKNTKTKRKKKEKLGDEHPNIVKKLGMFGLSYGFPLGMSSEELPSQEEIGDKHQDSEEFPSKEEIGDEHQDSEELPSQEEIGDEQRNTKGQQEINDEQRNTKDQGRRKNTETKRKKKEKIGDDHPDTVKKLGMLGLSYGFPSGQEEIGEEHQDSEELPNQEEIGDEHQDREELPSQEEIGDEQRNTKGQEEIGDEQRNTKDQGRRKNTETKRKKKEKIGDERPNTIKKLGMFGLSYGLPLDMSSEELPSKEEIGDEHQDSEELPSQEEIGDEQRNTKDQGRRKNTETKRKKKEKIGDERPNTVKKLGMFGLSYGLPLDMSSEELPSQEEIGDEQRKTKDQGRWKNTETKRKKKEKIGDEHPDTVKKLGMLGLSYGFPLGMSSEELPSEEEIGDEQQDSEELPSQEEIGDEQRNRKGQEEIGEEQRNTKDQGRQKNTETKRKKKEKIGDEHPDTVKKLGMFGLSYGFPLGMSNEELPSQEEIGDEHQDSEELPSQEEIGDEQRNRKGQEEIGDEQRNTKDQGRRKNTETKRKKKEKIGDEHPDTVKKLGMFGLSYGFPLGMSSEELPSQEEIGDEHQDSEKLPSQEEIGDEQRNMKGQEEIGDEQRNTKDQGRRKNTETKMKKKEKIGDEHPDIVKKLGMLGSSYGFPLGMSSEELPSQEEISDEHQDNEELPSQEKIGDEQRNTKGQEEIGDEQRNTKDQGRRKNTKTKMKKKEKIGDEHPDTVKKLGMLGLSYGFPLGMSSEELLSQEEIGDEHQDSEELRSQEEISDEQRNTKGQEEIGDEQINTKDQGRRTNTKTRRKKNEKIGDEHLDAVKELINATENFSDKKKLGHSETFFMAQLPSHTVAVKKLDSAHFKGKIDKLKEEIGIIESLQHNNILKLLHAYIGKDLQFLVYEYMENKSLEDILFGSSTSGTIKLDWNTRVNICLGIAQGLQYLHERVQIVHTNIKSANILLNEKLEAKISDFGFANLYSEEDKVMAIGRETKKGYTAPEYLQTDDLDSKLDVFSFGVVVLEIVSGERNVRNQSKKETEVLLDRAYKANRNGNLKSLVDKNLSTFDEREALIILKLALECTTMGASVRPEMSGVVSVLLGEKSIDEVCSPAKPTGDINVVGSLEELAGISDMAAKPTGDINVVGSLEESAGISDMAESLSPLWGS, via the exons ATGAGTAAGCCTTCTCTAAGACTGCAGTTTACTAAGCTTCTTGTTTTTTACCATGTTCTACTTTGGCAACTTGGACACTGGCCTCAATCCAAACTCCACTGCAGAGCCGACGTGGCTCGACTGCCGGAAGATGAAG TGTCTGCTCTCCGTGACTTTATGAGCAACACAGAGTTAAGGCCAGAGCAAATCATTGAGGTGACGTATTGCAGTGATGTAGTCCGGACTTACGGTTTTGTCATCGAATGTAATTGCACTAATGAGAGTGGATGCCGGATCACTGGAAT TAGAATGAGCTACTTAGGTTTAACTGGAACTATTCATGAAAAAGTGGGTGATCTTACAAGCCTAACCTACCT CATTCTATCCAACAACACACTTCATGGCGGAATACCAGACACCATTGGGAATTTGAAGAATCTCCAAGTCCT GGATCTATCGCGAAATCAACTCAATGGTTCAATACCAGCAAGCTTAGGGCGCTTGGTTTCTCTTGAATATCT ATATCTGCAATACAACTTGCTTAGCCAAGGTATACCACCAAGTTTTGGTTCACTGACGAAACTTACTGAATT GAATCTGCAGTTTAATATGATATCAGACTCAATTCCTGAGGATTTTGGAAATCTTTCGAGTCTTACAATTAT GGAACTGTCTGAGAATCAGCTGTCTGGTCCTCTTCCACAAAGCCTCGGAAACTTGACAACTCTCACAACCTT CTATGTGTCAGCCAATAATTTGAGTGGGAAATTTCCAGAAACTTATGGAAACCTCACAAGCCTGAAAAAGTT TTCGATAGCCGGGAATTACATTTCTGGTCCCTTACCAGTTGAAACCATAGCCAAGTGGACTAATATCACTCACCT GGTGCTCGTGGGAAACAATTTCGAAGGAAACTTGACTGAAAAAATATTCCGCTTGCCAAAGCTTCAGTATCT GTTGATAACTGACCTggcaaataatagtttcccaTTACCACCAAAAATCAACAACAGTGCCAATTTCATTTCTCT AACACTGAGGAACTGCTCAATCAACGGCACAATCCCCAAATACATTGGTGAAAATATGACATCCCTAAGATACCT AGACTTGAGCTTCAATAAGTTAACTGGTGGCCTCCCTCAGAATATGAGTTCAAAAATGATTTACat GTCTTTTTCTAGAAATATGCTTAACGGGACAATCGCACCTTCGATACTTGGGGACTCCCAAACTAGGAT AGATCTTTCGTTCAACTATTTTTCAGCAGAAGGCTCTCCAGTACAAAGCAACCAACAACT GAACTTGTTTGCATGCTGCCGCAACTCCTCAACCACTGAGCCACAAat GATGGATCCATTTGAAATGAAGAACAGATACTGTCCTGAAAACGAACCGGAGT ACCATTCCTTGTTTATTAATTGTGGTGGTGAAGAAACAATCGTAGATGGGCATCAATATGATCAAGATAATGACACATCCCTCTTTTACACAAGTCCAAAGAAAAGCTGGGCTTACAGCCTTTCCGGAGACTTTGGTGTACCAGAAAGTAATACTAGTAATTATATCAAGAGCATGACACGTGGAGTTCATGAGGCACCGTTGTATGAAAAAGCTCGGTTTTCCCCGATATCTCTCGAGTATTATGTTTTTTGTCTACGCAAAGGCAATTATATTGTGACGCTTTATTTCAAGGAAATTGTAGACAGTAAGGATGAAGATTATAGTAGTTTAAGAAAACGCGTATTTGATGTATATATTCAG GATGTGAGGAGACTAGATTATTTCAAGATTAGGGAGGAGGAGGGAACTACAGAAGGACCAATAACTAAAAAGATTTCAGCTGTGGTTGTAAATGATAGCGGTCTATTGAACATCCACTTGTACTGGCCTGGAAAGGGATCGTATCAATACCATCCTAGTTTTAATGGACCTCTAATATCAGCTATTTCTGTGACTCCTG AGTTCGATCCCGATAAAAGCAAAGGTCAATTTGTTGCATTGATTACGCTTGCTTCAATTGTTGCTGCTCTGCCGCTTTCATTGGCTTTTGCTTGGAGGATGGGCTGGCTGCCAAGCGAAGGGTTCCCCA AAATCGAAACAAGTCAAGAAAAAATAGTTGATGAGTATCAAGACAGCGAAGAGCTCCCCA GTCAAGAAGAAAATGGTGATGAGCAGAGAAACACGAAAGATCAAGGCACGCGgaagaacacagaaaaatatcAAG GTCAAGAAGAAATAGGAGATGAGCATCAAGACAACGAAGAGCTCCCCA GTCAAGAAGAAATAGGAGATGAGCATCAAGACAACGAAGAGCTCCCCA GTCAAGAAGAAATAGGAGATGAGCATCAAGACAACGAAGAGCTCCCCA GTCAAGAAGAAATAGGTGATGAGCATCAAGACAACGAAGAGCTCCCCA GTCAAGAAGAAATAGGTGATGAGCCGAGAAACACGAAAGGTCAAGAAGAAGTAGGAGATGAACAGAGAAACACGAAAGATCAAGGCAGGCGGaagaacacaaaaacaaagaggaagaaaaaggaaaaactaGGTGATGAGCATCCAAACATCGTCAAAAAATTGGGTATGTTCGGATTGAGCTATGGATTTCCGTTGGGAATGTCAAGCGAAGAGCTCCCCA GTCAAGAAGAAATAGGTGATAAGCATCAGGACAGCGAAGAGTTCCCCA GTAAAGAAGAAATAGGTGATGAGCATCAAGACAGCGAAGAGCTCCCCA GTCAAGAAGAAATAGGTGATGAGCAGAGAAACACGAAAGGTCAACAAGAAATAAATGACGAGCAGAGAAACACGAAAGATCAAGGCAGGCGGAAGAACACAGaaacaaagaggaagaaaaaggaaaaaataggTGATGATCATCCAGACACCGTAAAAAAATTGGGTATGTTGGGATTGAGCTATGGATTTCCGTCGG GTCAAGAAGAAATAGGTGAGGAGCATCAAGACAGCGAAGAGCTCCCCA aTCAAGAAGAAATAGGTGATGAGCATCAAGACAGGGAAGAGCTCCCCA GCCAAGAAGAAATAGGTGATGAGCAGAGAAACACGAAAGGTCAAGAAGAAATAGGTGATGAGCAGAGAAACACGAAAGATCAAGGCAGGCGGAAGAACACAGaaacaaagaggaagaaaaaggaaaaaataggTGATGAGCGTCCAAACACCATCAAAAAATTGGGTATGTTCGGATTGAGCTATGGATTACCGTTGGATATGTCAAGCGAAGAGCTCCCCA GTAAAGAAGAAATAGGTGATGAGCATCAAGACAGCGAAGAACTCCCCA GCCAAGAAGAAATAGGTGATGAGCAGAGAAACACGAAAGATCAAGGCAGGCGGAAGAACACAGaaacaaagaggaagaaaaaggaaaaaataggTGATGAGCGTCCAAACACCGTCAAAAAATTGGGTATGTTCGGATTGAGCTATGGATTACCGTTGGATATGTCAAGCGAAGAGCTCCCCA gCCAAGAAGAAATAGGTGATGAGCAGAGAAAAACGAAAGATCAAGGCAGGTGGAAGAACACAGaaacaaagaggaagaaaaaggaaaaaataggTGATGAGCATCCCGACACCGTCAAAAAATTGGGTATGTTGGGATTGAGCTATGGATTTCCGTTGGGTATGTCAAGCGAAGAGCTCCCCA GTGAAGAAGAAATAGGTGatgaacaacaagatagcgaagAGCTCCCCA gtCAAGAAGAAATAGGTGATGAGCAGAGAAACAGGAAAGGTCAAGAAGAAATAGGTGAGGAGCAGAGAAACACGAAAGATCAAGGCAGGCAGAAGAACACagaaacaaaaaggaagaaaaaggaaaaaataggTGATGAGCATCCAGACACTGTAAAAAAATTGGGTATGTTCGGATTGAGCTATGGATTTCCGTTGGGTATGTCAAACGAAGAGCTCCCCA GTCAAGAAGAAATAGGTGATGAGCATCAAGACAGCGAAGAACTCCCCA gtCAAGAAGAAATAGGTGATGAGCAGAGAAACAGGAAAGGTCAAGAAGAAATAGGTGATGAGCAGAGAAACACGAAAGATCAAGGCAGGCGGAAGAACACTGaaacaaagaggaagaaaaaggaaaaaataggTGATGAGCATCCAGACACTGTAAAAAAATTGGGTATGTTCGGATTGAGCTATGGATTTCCGTTGGGTATGTCAAGCGAAGAGCTCCCCA GTCAAGAAGAAATAGGTGATGAGCATCAAGACAGCGAAAAGCTCCCTA GTCAAGAAGAAATAGGTGATGAGCAAAGAAACATGAAAGGTCAAGAAGAAATAGGGGATGAGCAGAGAAACACGAAAGATCAAGGTAGGCGGAAGAACACAGAaacaaagatgaagaaaaaggaaaaaataggTGATGAGCATCCAGACATTGTTAAAAAATTGGGTATGTTGGGATCGAGCTATGGATTTCCGTTGGGTATGTCAAGCGAAGAGCTCCCCA gTCAAGAAGAAATAAGTGATGAGCATCAAGACAACGAAGAGCTCCCCA GTCAAGAAAAAATAGGTGATGAGCAGAGAAACACGAAAGGTCAAGAAGAAATAGGGGATGAGCAGAGAAACACGAAAGATCAAGGCAGGCGGaagaacacaaaaacaaagatgaagaaaaaggaaaaaataggTGATGAGCATCCAGACACTGTTAAAAAATTGGGTATGTTGGGATTGAGCTATGGATTTCCGTTGGGTATGTCAAGCGAAGAGCTCCTCA GTCAAGAAGAAATAGGTGATGAGCATCAAGACAGCGAAGAGCTCCGCA GTCAAGAAGAAATAAGTGATGAGCAGAGAAACACGAAAGGTCAAGAAGAAATTGGTGATGAGCAGATAAACACGAAAGATCAAGGCAGGCGGACGAACAcaaaaacaaggaggaagaaaaatgaaaaaataggTGATGAGCATCTAGACGCCGTCAAAGAATTAATAAATGCTACCGAAAATTTTAGcgacaaaaaaaaacttggtcATTCTGAGACATTTTTTATG GCACAACTGCCAAGTCATACTGTGGCCGTGAAGAAACTAGATTCCGCTCATTTTAAGGGAAAAATCGATAAACTGAAAGAGGAAATTGGCATCATAGAGTCATTGCAACACAACAATATCCTTAAACTGTTGCATGCTTATATTGGAAAAGACCTCCAATTTCTTGTTTACGAATACATGGAAAATAAATCCCTTGAAGACATCTTATTTG GCTCGAGTACTTCTGGCACAATCAAGCTTGATTGGAATACAAGGGTTAACATTTGCTTGGGAATAGCACAGGGTTTGCAATATCTACATGAGAGAGTACAGATTGTTCATACGAATATAAAATCTGCTAATATTCTTCTTAATGAAAAACTTGAGGCTAAGATATCGGACTTTGGATTTGCAAATCTTTATTCTGAAGAAGATAAAGTTATGGCCATCGGAAGAGAAACAAAGAA AGGCTACACGGCGCCAGAGTATTTGCAAACGGATGATTTAGATAGCAAACTGGATGTTTTCAGCTTTGGGGTGGTCGTACTTGAAATTGTTAGTGGGGAGAGAAACGTACGTaaccaatcaaagaaggaaactGAGGTTCTTTTAGACAGG GCTTATAAAGCAAATAGAAACGGAAATTTGAAGAGCTTGGTTGATAAGAATTTGTCTACATTTGATGAAAGAGAAGCCCTTATCATCTTGAAATTAGCATTGGAGTGCACCACGATGGGTGCTAGTGTCAGACCTGAAATGTCTGGAGTTGTTAGTGTTCTTCTTGGCGAAAAAAGCATTGACGAGGTTTGTTCACCTGCCAAGCCCACTGGCGACATCAATGTTGTTGGTTCCCTCGAAGAGTTGGCAGGCATTTCTGATATGGCTGCCAAGCCCACTGGCGACATCAATGTTGTTGGTTCCCTCGAAGAGTCGGCAGGCATTTCTGATATGGCAGAGTCTCTTTCCCCACTTTGGGGAAGTTGA